A window of Bacteroidota bacterium genomic DNA:
CGATTTGAATTTTGATCTTAAAGTGTCTTTTATAACAGCAGTCTTTTCATTTTCAAATTGCTCCAATTTTTTTTGCAAACTACTTCTTTCATCCAATAATTGTTGCACACTCCTTATAATATCTTTTGCTTTTAAGAGTTCTTTCAATCCATCAAAAGTGGTTTGAAATTCATTAATTAATTGTTCCACCTTATCTGCAGTTATTGCCTCAATACGACGAACTCCCGCAGCCACCGCACTTTCACTCGCTATTTTAAAATATCCTATTTGTCCTGTTGCTTGCACATGGCAACCTCCACATAATTCCCTACTATAACTTTCATCAAAAGTTATTACACGAACACTATCACCATATTTCTCGCCAAACAATGCCATGGCTCCCAGTTTTTTTGCTTCTTCAATGGGCACATTTCTGCGTTCATCTAAATGTATATTTTCTCTTATTTTTTGATTGACTATATGTTCTACTTCTGCAATTTCTGCATCACTCATCGCTTTGAAATGTGAAAAATCGAAACGTAAATAATCATCATTTACGAGTGAACCTTTTTGCTCGACATGTGTACCCAATACTTTACGTAAAGCTGCATGCAGCAAATGCGTAGCTGAGTGATTATTCTCAGTTAGTAAACGTTTTGTTTTATTAATTTTGGCCGTAAAAACCGTACTCGGATTTTCGGGTAACCTATCTGCTAAATGTATAATTAAGTTATTTTCTTTTTGCGTATCTATGATATTTATTTTTTCGTTGATACTTTCTATAATACCTGTATCGCCCACCTGTCCGCCACTCTCTGCATAAAAAGGGGTAACATCAAATACCAATTGAAATTGCTCTTTACCTTTTGCTTTTACTTTACGATATCGTGTAATATGTATATCTTTTTCCAGTTCATCATATCCTACAAATTGTATATTCTCTTCTGCAATTAATATTTGCCAATCGTCTGTCTCAAGTTGTGTGGCTTTGCGTGAGCGTTCTTTTTGTTGTTGTAATGCTTTTTGAAATTCCTCCAAATCAACTGACCAATTATAATCTTTTGCTATTAACTGCGTTAAGTCAATTGGGAAGCCAAAAGTATCATATAGTTCAAATGCAAATTCACCATTAAGAACTTTACCCTCATTCCTCAATCTAACCTCATCAGTAACTGCAGACAAACTATCCATGGGCATCCAAGCAGCATCAACCTTGCCATCTCCTGATTCTGACCAAAATGCTCGATCCAATCTTATAATACCATATTTCAACGTTTTCAAAAATGCCGCTTCTTCCTCTCTTATCACATTCTCCAAAAAGTCTTTTTTCTGTTTTACTTCAGGGAATATATCTTTAAAAGATTCTCCCATTATAGGAAGTAATTTATATATGAAAGGTTCTTTCACATTTAAGAAACTATAATAGTAACGAACGGCTCTTCTCAGTATGCGGCGTATTACATAACCAGCACCTGTATTGCTAGGAAGTTGCCCATCTAATATAGCAAAACCAATGGTGCGTATATGGTCAGATAAAACACGCATTGCAATATCAGTTTTCTCATCACTGCCATATATAATACCTGTTTCTTTTTGCATGAATTGTATATACGGCATAAACACATCCGTATCATAATTGCTACTCTTGCTTTCAATCGCTCTCACCAATCGCTCGAAGCCCATTCCTGTGTCCACATGTTGTGCGGGAAGTTTTTCCAAGCTGCCATCGGCTTTGCGGTTGAACTCCATAAATACATTATTCCAAATCTCAATTACTTGGGGATGGTCATTGTTTACCAAACTTGCTCCAAGTGTTTGTTTGCGTTCGGCATCGGGTCTTAAATCTATATGTATTTCGCTACAAGGTCCGCATGGCCCGGTGTCGCCCATTTCCCAAAAATTGTCTTTTTTATTTCCGTTAATTATTTTGTCTTTGTCAATCCACAAACACCAGTTATCATAAGCTTCTTGGTCGAACGCCAAACCTTCTTTTTCGTCACCTTCAAATACGGTAACATATAATCTATCCTTATCAAGTTTATATACTTCCGTCAATAATTCCCAAGCCCATTCGATGGCTTCCTTTTTGAAATAATCGCCAAAGCTCCAATTGCCCAGCATCTCAAACATGGTATGGTGATAAGTATCAACACCCACTTCTTCCAAATCATTATGTTTACCACTCACCCGCAAACATTTTTGGGTATCAACTACACGTTTGTATTTGGGTGTTTCGTTGCCGAGGAACCAATCTTTAAACTGGTTCATGCCCGCATTGGTGAACATAAGCGTAGGATCGTTCTTTACTACGATAGGTGCAGATGGAAAAATTGTATGGCCTTTGCTCTCGAAGAACTTGAGGAAGGTATTACGTATTTCGTTTGAAGTCACTGAGGGATATTTTTAATTTTGTATTTTTAATTTTATATTTTTTTGAATATCAACTTTTTACAGCTAGGTGATCGCAAATTGCTACCACCTAGCTTCATTTATTTTATTGATTTTCATTGTGTTATGAAGAGGTGGTCACAAATTGCGACCACCTCTTCATAACTATTTCTTTTTCAGCTTATAACCTATAGGTTCTAATTTTTGTTGGTGCAAATCATCTAATCTATCCATTAAATATTGAAATGCTTTATTTACTTTGGTATCAAGATTTTCTATTTCACTTCTTATATTCTTCATTTTCACTCAGTAGGGACCGATAATTTGCAAACGCTCTCATAATTTCTATATTTACCTGTATTGCTTTTTCTGAACTCAATACTGATGAAAGCATAGAAACTCCCTGTTCTGTAAACACCATTGGTTTAATATTAGAGAATTTTAGAGAAGCCAACCTTTCTGAATTATTAATAAGCTCTTGCCTTTCAAGCATTGTCGGTTCATCCCGATAGCTATCGGGAATAAAATCTTCAGGAAATCTACTAATATTCCTTTTAACTTGTTGCTTTAAAGCTTTTGTCAATACATCGTAAAGCAAGGCCAAATCAACATCCAGCATCAACTTGCGACCTCGGAAGGGGAAGATGAGCGTTTCATAATTTGATTTAACAACGGGCTTAGTCATAATTTGAAGAGCCGCAAAAATCGGTGTAAAAATGTAGAATAGGAAAAGGAATGTGAGAATAATGGATAATGCATGCAAATAGTGCAAATGAGCAGGGAGAAGAAAAAAAAACATTGAGAGATTAAGCTTCATTAAGGATCGGCTCCTTAATTTTCTTAACTTCTCAATGGAAAAAAAATACAGAATTGAATTGCTGAGCGTATTTTAAAGTTGCTCGCAGTTTGTTTTAATATTGGCTAGGTTGCGGTTGAAAATATTATAGATAAAATAAGCTGCAAAATAAGTCTTCATTGTTTCGATCGTAGAAGCTTCGCCAGTTTTATAAAATAGCGTAAGAGACACGCTGGTAGTTGAATCGGTTACTTTAGTATATAATTGTTCGGTGGCTAAACCTTCTGCTTGCATTGAGAAGCCGTGCATATTGTACAATACCAATTGACGTTTTTGTTCTGGAATAACTTCGGTAATCAATTCGTCCCATACTACACCTTGTTCATCGGCTTGTTGGAAACAGCGGCGACGGCAACCTATTTTCCCATCTACAACTTCCTGAGAATTCAAGGTTGTGATATGATGCACATATACCGACCATTTAGTTGCATTACTGCTATTGCTGAGGTAGGTAAATACTTTGCTAATGGGAGCCTTGATTTCCATAGTGCTTACAATTGCTTTGTGTTTATATATATCATTCCCTTTAAATGGACTAAAAAAATAAGTAAGAAATACTATTACAAGCAAGATAATAAGTGTAATATAAATTTTCTTTTTCATAAGCGTAAAGCAAAATTAGGTTATT
This region includes:
- the alaS gene encoding alanine--tRNA ligase, giving the protein MTSNEIRNTFLKFFESKGHTIFPSAPIVVKNDPTLMFTNAGMNQFKDWFLGNETPKYKRVVDTQKCLRVSGKHNDLEEVGVDTYHHTMFEMLGNWSFGDYFKKEAIEWAWELLTEVYKLDKDRLYVTVFEGDEKEGLAFDQEAYDNWCLWIDKDKIINGNKKDNFWEMGDTGPCGPCSEIHIDLRPDAERKQTLGASLVNNDHPQVIEIWNNVFMEFNRKADGSLEKLPAQHVDTGMGFERLVRAIESKSSNYDTDVFMPYIQFMQKETGIIYGSDEKTDIAMRVLSDHIRTIGFAILDGQLPSNTGAGYVIRRILRRAVRYYYSFLNVKEPFIYKLLPIMGESFKDIFPEVKQKKDFLENVIREEEAAFLKTLKYGIIRLDRAFWSESGDGKVDAAWMPMDSLSAVTDEVRLRNEGKVLNGEFAFELYDTFGFPIDLTQLIAKDYNWSVDLEEFQKALQQQKERSRKATQLETDDWQILIAEENIQFVGYDELEKDIHITRYRKVKAKGKEQFQLVFDVTPFYAESGGQVGDTGIIESINEKINIIDTQKENNLIIHLADRLPENPSTVFTAKINKTKRLLTENNHSATHLLHAALRKVLGTHVEQKGSLVNDDYLRFDFSHFKAMSDAEIAEVEHIVNQKIRENIHLDERRNVPIEEAKKLGAMALFGEKYGDSVRVITFDESYSRELCGGCHVQATGQIGYFKIASESAVAAGVRRIEAITADKVEQLINEFQTTFDGLKELLKAKDIIRSVQQLLDERSSLQKKLEQFENEKTAVIKDTLRSKFKSQNGINILAEIIEISSAEQLKNLSFQLTKEVENSYIVFGAIINDKPLLSVIIGEELVKSKNIHAGNIVKEAAKAIQGGGGGQPFYATAGGTHVAGLKEAVEKALQLSNLL
- a CDS encoding ORF6N domain-containing protein; the protein is MKLNLSMFFFLLPAHLHYLHALSIILTFLFLFYIFTPIFAALQIMTKPVVKSNYETLIFPFRGRKLMLDVDLALLYDVLTKALKQQVKRNISRFPEDFIPDSYRDEPTMLERQELINNSERLASLKFSNIKPMVFTEQGVSMLSSVLSSEKAIQVNIEIMRAFANYRSLLSENEEYKK